A single genomic interval of Paludisphaera rhizosphaerae harbors:
- a CDS encoding sulfatase gives MRAITAGVLAVLILGGVASAADRKPNVVFILADDLGYTDVACYGSRFYRTPNIDHMATEGLRLTDGYTCGPNCQPTRATLMSGQYGPRTGVYTVGSIERFAWRTRPLRPADNVQKLPLETYTLAQAMKDAGYATAHFGKWHLGQDDAHHPLKRGFDESIVSMGKHFDFETIPKVDYPSGEYLADFLTDKAVDFIARNKERPFFLALHHFAVHAPHNAKPEVIARFVGTKPEGGHHDPTYAAMIASVDESVGRIIKTIDDLGLGKDTLVVFTSDNGGVGGYSREGIPAGKEITDNAPLRGGKGMLYEGGIRVPYVFRWTGKIPAGTTSDRPINSVDLYPTLLELGGGQAKSKLDGSSYLPLLLSGGRERPDRDPMYWHFPGYLGASRGHWRTTPAGAIRDGDWKVVEFFETNKVELYNLRDDPGEKHDLAAEQPDKTKALHAKLVAWRKAVNAPMPTPHKPDPNAVAKKKGGGEDGDE, from the coding sequence ATGCGAGCGATCACGGCGGGGGTTTTGGCGGTCCTCATACTCGGCGGTGTCGCCTCGGCGGCTGACCGCAAGCCGAACGTGGTGTTCATCCTGGCGGACGACCTTGGGTATACGGACGTCGCCTGCTACGGCAGCCGGTTCTACCGGACTCCCAACATCGACCACATGGCGACCGAGGGGCTCCGGCTTACCGACGGTTACACCTGCGGCCCCAACTGCCAGCCGACGCGGGCGACCCTGATGAGCGGCCAGTACGGGCCCCGGACGGGTGTCTATACCGTGGGCTCCATCGAGCGGTTCGCCTGGCGGACTCGCCCCCTCCGCCCGGCGGACAACGTCCAGAAACTCCCCCTGGAGACGTACACGCTCGCCCAGGCGATGAAGGACGCCGGTTATGCGACGGCTCACTTCGGCAAGTGGCATCTCGGTCAGGACGACGCCCACCACCCGCTGAAACGAGGCTTCGACGAGTCGATCGTCTCGATGGGCAAGCACTTCGACTTCGAGACGATCCCCAAGGTCGACTACCCCTCCGGCGAGTATCTGGCCGACTTCCTGACCGATAAGGCCGTCGATTTCATCGCCCGCAACAAGGAGCGGCCGTTCTTCCTGGCGCTGCACCACTTCGCGGTTCACGCACCCCACAACGCCAAGCCCGAGGTCATCGCCCGGTTCGTGGGCACGAAGCCGGAGGGGGGCCATCACGACCCAACCTACGCGGCGATGATCGCCAGCGTGGACGAGAGCGTCGGCCGGATCATCAAGACGATTGACGACCTGGGCCTGGGCAAGGACACGCTCGTCGTCTTCACCAGCGACAACGGCGGCGTCGGCGGCTATTCCCGAGAGGGGATCCCCGCTGGTAAGGAGATCACCGACAACGCGCCCCTCCGCGGCGGGAAAGGGATGCTGTACGAAGGCGGGATCCGCGTCCCCTACGTCTTCCGATGGACCGGGAAGATCCCCGCCGGGACGACCAGCGACCGGCCGATCAACAGCGTCGACCTGTACCCGACCCTGCTGGAACTCGGCGGCGGCCAGGCGAAGTCGAAGCTCGACGGATCCAGCTATCTGCCGTTGCTCCTCAGCGGCGGTCGCGAACGACCCGACCGCGACCCGATGTACTGGCACTTCCCCGGCTACCTGGGAGCCTCTCGCGGCCACTGGCGGACCACCCCCGCGGGCGCGATCCGCGACGGAGATTGGAAGGTCGTCGAGTTCTTCGAGACCAACAAGGTCGAGTTGTACAACCTCCGCGACGACCCCGGCGAGAAGCACGACCTGGCCGCCGAGCAGCCCGACAAGACCAAGGCATTGCACGCAAAGCTTGTCGCCTGGCGGAAGGCCGTGAACGCCCCCATGCCGACCCCGCACAAGCCCGACCCGAACGCCGTGGCGAAGAAGAAGGGCGGGGGAGAAGACGGCGACGAGTGA
- a CDS encoding DUF1559 domain-containing protein, giving the protein MNDSRRSSGFTLIELLVVIAIIAVLIALLLPAVQAAREAARRAQCVNNLKQIGLAMHNYESANSVLPQGMRGCCWGSWLIPVLPFVEQSALFNSWNASGNNNSALTASYATEGNFRYAGVCNITVTSTRVNAYMCPSDGGNTATVGIAALGMNVTSQNYVVNFGNITMQQGSVVGSTFQPYFVDNGVTYSFLGAPFGDMGAPLADISTGGGQGATNGAIRFSSISDGLSNTMMTSEVLVGQSGASWDLRGFSHWAYAANFSGYLPPNSSKPDWMQSSGYCNYPFQKNPPCIGGTNGLVIIAARSNHSGGANVGFCDGSVKFIKNSVSVPTYQAIASSRGGEVISSDAY; this is encoded by the coding sequence ATGAACGATTCGCGTCGGTCTTCCGGTTTCACCCTGATCGAGTTGCTGGTGGTGATCGCGATCATCGCCGTGCTCATCGCCCTGTTGCTCCCCGCCGTCCAGGCGGCGCGCGAGGCCGCCCGCCGCGCCCAGTGCGTGAACAACCTCAAGCAAATCGGCCTCGCGATGCACAACTACGAGAGCGCCAACAGCGTGCTTCCGCAGGGCATGCGCGGCTGCTGCTGGGGTTCCTGGCTGATCCCGGTGCTGCCGTTCGTGGAACAGTCCGCCCTGTTCAACTCGTGGAACGCTTCCGGGAACAACAACTCGGCCCTGACGGCCAGTTACGCGACCGAGGGCAACTTCCGCTACGCCGGCGTCTGCAACATCACGGTCACTTCCACTCGCGTCAACGCGTACATGTGTCCCTCTGACGGCGGCAACACCGCGACCGTGGGGATCGCCGCCCTGGGCATGAACGTGACCTCGCAGAACTACGTCGTCAACTTCGGCAACATCACCATGCAGCAGGGGAGCGTGGTGGGGAGCACGTTCCAGCCGTATTTCGTCGACAACGGCGTCACCTACTCGTTCCTCGGCGCTCCATTCGGCGACATGGGCGCCCCGTTGGCCGACATCAGCACCGGCGGCGGCCAGGGGGCGACGAACGGCGCCATCCGGTTCTCGTCGATCAGCGACGGCCTGAGCAACACGATGATGACGTCCGAGGTCCTCGTCGGCCAATCGGGGGCCAGTTGGGACCTCCGCGGGTTCTCGCACTGGGCGTACGCGGCCAACTTCTCCGGTTACCTGCCGCCGAACTCGTCGAAGCCCGACTGGATGCAGAGCTCTGGGTACTGCAACTATCCGTTCCAGAAGAACCCGCCGTGCATCGGCGGAACCAACGGCCTGGTGATCATCGCCGCCCGTAGCAACCACTCCGGCGGCGCCAACGTCGGCTTCTGCGACGGCAGCGTGAAGTTCATCAAGAACTCCGTCAGCGTGCCCACCTACCAGGCCATCGCGTCGTCGCGAGGCGGCGAGGTCATCAGCTCCGACGCCTATTGA